Proteins co-encoded in one Haladaptatus sp. ZSTT2 genomic window:
- a CDS encoding helix-turn-helix transcriptional regulator: MDTKEQSEDTPLQALLVRLRDVLGIGADDTDGSIAASELDGTEGGESGAEKSATQEFIDYTYEHSKADFVVKTGMTPEEMVLEMVNENDGRMRQKELASLVGWSDATVSRLLQDMEDEKSLNRFRLGREKIICEPTLAPTGFDEPMTAQSPGKLSEEENKIQSD; encoded by the coding sequence ATGGATACGAAGGAACAATCCGAAGATACTCCATTGCAGGCGTTACTGGTGCGTCTGCGTGACGTTCTTGGGATTGGCGCAGACGACACTGACGGAAGTATAGCGGCGAGTGAGTTGGATGGGACCGAAGGGGGGGAATCCGGGGCCGAAAAATCCGCAACACAGGAGTTCATCGATTACACCTATGAACACTCGAAAGCGGATTTTGTCGTGAAAACCGGAATGACGCCAGAAGAGATGGTGCTCGAGATGGTCAACGAAAACGACGGGCGAATGCGACAGAAAGAACTCGCAAGTCTCGTTGGCTGGTCTGATGCGACCGTGAGTCGGTTGCTCCAAGACATGGAAGACGAAAAATCGCTCAACCGATTTCGTCTGGGCCGCGAGAAAATCATCTGCGAACCAACCCTTGCACCAACCGGCTTCGACGAGCCGATGACGGCTCAGTCGCCGGGAAAGCTGAGCGAAGAAGAGAACAAGATTCAGTCTGACTGA
- a CDS encoding phosphotransferase family protein: protein MDAVRAIVAQEFPDREVASVTPTTRGNQKETAIVRFTDGATVVVQHTDDSDALDTESVLAQRIRAETSVPVPRQLAQGTLDARAYVVVEHTDGADLHERFTGFAVARQQTLAATFGRYLAEVHEVCSFDAFGDVVWDSETADFRVTGLDNWASWFRVYALAGVDTLPAAFDDFRERLRDVFVHAAIPESPASCLYPWDFRPGNALVQDGTVTALIDWGDPLAGAPGLSVAKAEHLVCDWYVKSSEPFRTAFRRGYETVRPYPAVDAAYRLAAIVHSAVDSRGDVTRPGFPERTGVDAVSFHRARLAAVLSE, encoded by the coding sequence ATGGATGCCGTCCGAGCCATTGTCGCCCAAGAGTTCCCCGACCGCGAGGTCGCGTCGGTAACCCCCACAACGCGTGGGAATCAGAAGGAGACGGCAATCGTCAGGTTCACTGATGGCGCGACGGTCGTCGTCCAACACACCGACGACTCAGACGCGCTCGACACCGAGTCGGTGCTCGCACAGCGGATTCGGGCTGAAACGTCGGTTCCGGTGCCTCGACAACTGGCACAGGGAACCCTCGACGCACGTGCGTACGTCGTGGTCGAGCACACAGACGGCGCAGACCTCCACGAACGGTTCACCGGCTTTGCTGTTGCACGCCAACAGACGCTCGCCGCGACGTTCGGGCGGTATCTCGCAGAAGTCCACGAGGTGTGTTCGTTCGACGCGTTTGGCGACGTGGTGTGGGACAGTGAGACAGCCGACTTTCGCGTCACCGGACTCGACAACTGGGCGTCGTGGTTCCGTGTGTATGCGCTCGCGGGTGTTGATACCCTGCCCGCTGCGTTCGACGATTTCCGCGAGCGACTGCGAGACGTGTTTGTGCATGCAGCGATACCCGAGTCTCCAGCGTCGTGTCTCTATCCGTGGGACTTCCGCCCGGGAAACGCGCTGGTCCAAGACGGGACGGTCACCGCCCTCATCGACTGGGGCGACCCACTCGCTGGTGCGCCGGGACTCTCGGTTGCGAAGGCAGAACACCTCGTCTGTGACTGGTACGTCAAGTCGAGTGAGCCATTCCGGACGGCGTTCAGGCGGGGGTATGAAACGGTGCGGCCGTATCCCGCAGTGGACGCTGCGTACCGACTCGCGGCAATCGTCCACTCGGCGGTCGATTCGCGCGGAGACGTGACGCGCCCTGGCTTCCCGGAGCGAACCGGTGTGGACGCCGTTTCGTTTCATCGGGCGAGACTTGCGGCGGTGCTCTCCGAGTGA
- a CDS encoding HAD family hydrolase, producing the protein MHTISATLFDLDGTLCRNDQDTAAIYASAFEVAGVAPFGEPADLWDALSGPPDPNDEVGYLAAGYDVVAAKYGRQEVDTTALARGFAETVDWSAVSFQPGAKQALADATAHGQVGLVTNGPSRRQAVKVEALGLTDAFDVIVYAGDMPRRKPHRDPFDRALAALDVPPDAALHVGDSLEYDVAGAQRAGLLAAWYPHTESPDVAGYDPDYILHRLDSLDTILADVGR; encoded by the coding sequence GTGCACACGATTTCGGCCACCCTGTTCGATTTAGATGGCACGCTCTGTCGGAACGACCAGGACACAGCCGCCATCTACGCGAGTGCGTTCGAGGTCGCTGGGGTCGCGCCCTTTGGCGAGCCAGCCGACCTCTGGGACGCGCTCTCCGGGCCGCCGGACCCGAACGACGAGGTTGGGTATCTCGCGGCAGGGTACGACGTGGTGGCAGCGAAATACGGGCGGCAAGAGGTCGATACCACGGCGCTTGCCCGTGGCTTCGCCGAGACGGTCGATTGGAGCGCCGTGTCGTTCCAGCCCGGCGCGAAACAGGCGCTCGCCGACGCCACCGCCCACGGACAGGTCGGCCTCGTGACGAACGGTCCGTCGCGGCGACAGGCGGTGAAAGTCGAGGCGCTCGGCCTCACAGACGCCTTCGACGTTATCGTGTACGCGGGCGATATGCCCCGCCGAAAGCCCCACCGCGACCCGTTCGACCGGGCGCTCGCTGCCCTCGACGTGCCCCCAGACGCGGCGCTCCACGTCGGTGATTCGCTCGAATACGACGTGGCTGGAGCACAGCGAGCGGGCTTGCTCGCCGCGTGGTATCCTCACACAGAATCGCCCGATGTGGCGGGGTACGACCCCGATTACATCCTTCATCGACTCGACAGCCTCGACACGATTCTTGCGGACGTGGGGCGGTAA
- a CDS encoding MATE family efflux transporter, protein MVRVPNPLSALLLSIGLALSRLGLITEQRARHTADLAWPRIVTGLARMSKSAADVAMVGVALGRVGIAGVGFASPYWGLVFSIGGGLAAGTIALVSQRYGAERFDQLGQAIRSSAALVVAITLPVAAVFYLFPVELISLLSSDETVIRYGADYLRILAFGVPFGALNLIASRALIGADDAWTPMVLRATGAVMNIALNAVLIFGLGMGVVGAALGTVLSNVLVTFAFVVGLSRGRLPGVGDLPVTVSPTGSFVDWETMRDVVSIGLPVVGRNSVWTVARFPTLAFLDLFGATVVAAYIITRRIWGLINTPGWGFGLAASSLVGQELGRDDEDGAEAYGREIVRFSVATYIVAAAAVIAFARPIVTLFVDSPTDPAVKIAVDMVYVSAIAVVFQGVTSSISGALDSTGDTRWPFYSFVIGMFGFSIPLIYLGGTTALGIYGIYLAFFGETVVPAVINYYRFTTGKWKAISRTYRPDAVADD, encoded by the coding sequence GTGGTCCGCGTTCCGAATCCGCTGAGTGCCCTCCTTCTCAGTATTGGTCTCGCCCTCTCTCGGCTCGGACTCATCACCGAACAGCGTGCGCGCCACACAGCCGACCTCGCGTGGCCGCGCATCGTCACCGGTCTCGCCCGCATGTCGAAAAGCGCCGCTGACGTGGCGATGGTCGGCGTCGCGCTCGGCCGCGTCGGCATCGCCGGGGTTGGCTTCGCCAGTCCCTACTGGGGGCTCGTGTTCAGCATCGGCGGCGGCCTCGCCGCTGGCACCATCGCGCTCGTCTCCCAGCGATACGGCGCAGAGCGCTTCGACCAACTCGGCCAAGCCATCCGGTCGAGCGCCGCGCTCGTCGTCGCCATCACGCTCCCCGTCGCTGCGGTGTTCTATCTGTTCCCCGTCGAACTCATCTCGCTACTGAGTTCCGACGAAACGGTGATTCGCTACGGCGCAGACTACCTCCGAATCCTCGCCTTTGGCGTGCCGTTTGGCGCGCTCAACCTCATCGCCAGTCGCGCGCTCATCGGTGCTGACGACGCGTGGACGCCGATGGTGCTGCGTGCGACGGGTGCGGTCATGAACATCGCGCTCAACGCCGTGCTCATCTTCGGCCTCGGGATGGGCGTCGTCGGCGCGGCGCTCGGCACCGTCCTCTCGAACGTCCTCGTCACCTTCGCGTTCGTCGTTGGCCTCTCGCGGGGGCGCTTACCCGGCGTTGGCGACTTGCCCGTCACCGTCTCACCAACTGGTTCGTTCGTCGATTGGGAGACCATGCGCGACGTGGTGAGCATCGGGCTTCCCGTCGTTGGCCGCAACTCCGTCTGGACGGTTGCGCGCTTTCCCACCCTCGCCTTCCTCGATCTGTTCGGCGCGACGGTCGTCGCTGCCTACATCATCACCCGACGGATTTGGGGCCTCATTAACACGCCCGGCTGGGGCTTTGGCCTCGCCGCGAGCAGTCTCGTCGGGCAGGAACTCGGCCGAGACGACGAAGACGGCGCGGAAGCCTATGGGAGAGAAATCGTCCGCTTCTCGGTTGCGACGTACATCGTCGCCGCCGCCGCCGTCATCGCCTTTGCTCGCCCTATCGTGACGCTGTTCGTTGACTCCCCGACAGACCCCGCCGTAAAAATCGCGGTGGACATGGTGTACGTCTCCGCCATCGCCGTCGTCTTCCAAGGTGTCACGAGCAGTATCTCGGGCGCGCTCGACTCGACTGGTGACACGCGCTGGCCGTTTTACAGCTTCGTCATCGGGATGTTTGGGTTCTCCATCCCGCTCATCTACCTTGGCGGGACGACGGCGCTCGGGATTTATGGCATCTACCTCGCCTTCTTCGGGGAGACGGTGGTTCCGGCCGTCATCAACTATTATCGCTTTACGACCGGGAAGTGGAAGGCCATCAGCCGGACGTATCGCCCGGATGCGGTGGCGGACGACTGA
- a CDS encoding DUF6653 family protein has protein sequence MDDANDSAHTILPDSVWKRHANPWSGWTRAATTPALVYALYQRKWRLVAGLVVWLIINPAAFRPPETTDAWMTRGVLAERAWLAQGNGTVGLSWPNVLNLLNVPATAYLGWATLRRRPVHAVLATALVMAFKLAWMAQIIDLTGIAPGEPFPDE, from the coding sequence ATGGACGACGCAAACGACTCAGCACACACCATCCTCCCAGACAGCGTCTGGAAGCGCCACGCGAACCCGTGGAGCGGGTGGACGCGGGCGGCGACGACGCCCGCCCTCGTGTACGCGCTCTATCAGCGAAAATGGCGGCTCGTGGCGGGGCTGGTCGTGTGGCTCATCATCAATCCAGCCGCGTTTCGCCCGCCGGAAACGACCGATGCGTGGATGACGCGCGGCGTGCTCGCAGAGCGTGCGTGGCTGGCGCAGGGCAACGGAACGGTGGGGCTATCGTGGCCCAACGTCCTCAATCTCCTCAACGTGCCAGCGACGGCCTATTTGGGGTGGGCGACGCTCCGGCGGCGGCCAGTTCACGCCGTCCTCGCAACCGCGCTGGTGATGGCGTTCAAACTCGCGTGGATGGCACAAATCATCGACTTGACGGGCATTGCGCCCGGCGAACCGTTCCCCGACGAGTAA
- a CDS encoding histidine kinase N-terminal 7TM domain-containing protein gives MPWQYTPYTIPLLLIALLTAIIGGFSLRERSEKAAFAFVLFLAAIVEWQLAYILQLAAVTLSAKLLWNFAVYVGAVIVPGAWMVFALLYTGRQRFVTRRTTAALTVVPLLTLALLWTNESHHLVFASQSLDTNGSFVVLTQQMGTWHWFLLAYLYTQVLIAILAIIDHFSQGTDDFRGIVAVFLVASLTPLFANVAYFAHLVRINPTPLAFGVTVVVLSISMYRYQLFDIVPIAHDLVVQQITDPIVILDTDGRVAEMNDAAKDLFSIDAAFTGRHGSDLLGDVYPHIAAYDGEDEQHSNTAFELGEYRYFTIRLMPIADDTQEPVGKIVIFREVTDRMRAEKRFELLIENVTDIITVIEADGTVRFQSQAFEHVLGYDPETVVGDTVFHLVHPDDLDHIVEEFVDDIEDFGRLTQTEARFRHADGSWRTLELHGKNLLNHPVVRGVVITARDVTEREQHAQELKRQNDRLAEFANVVSHDLRNPLTVAKGRLEIAQETGDSEHFEAIARATTRMERIINDVLTLAKQGDAVGETQRLLVATVATEAWETVDTRAAMLTVETDQVIEADESRLIQLFENLFRNAIEHGGPDVTVRVGSLVDEQGFYVEDTGPGIPEADRVRVFESGFTTNQSGTGFGLAIIEQIVEAHGWVIAVTAGSDGGARFEIYENVRTELDETEHLS, from the coding sequence ATGCCGTGGCAATACACACCCTACACGATTCCGCTGCTCCTTATCGCGCTTCTCACCGCGATTATCGGTGGATTTTCGCTACGTGAGAGGTCTGAGAAAGCGGCATTCGCGTTCGTGCTCTTTTTGGCCGCCATCGTCGAGTGGCAACTTGCGTATATTCTCCAGCTGGCCGCGGTCACCCTCTCTGCGAAACTCCTGTGGAACTTCGCGGTGTACGTTGGTGCGGTCATAGTTCCGGGGGCATGGATGGTGTTCGCGCTCCTCTACACCGGGCGACAGCGGTTTGTGACACGACGAACGACCGCCGCGCTCACGGTCGTCCCTCTCCTCACACTTGCACTCCTCTGGACGAACGAGAGCCACCACCTCGTGTTCGCCTCCCAGTCGCTCGATACAAATGGGTCGTTCGTCGTCTTGACCCAACAGATGGGCACGTGGCACTGGTTCTTGCTCGCGTACCTGTACACGCAAGTGCTCATCGCAATCCTCGCTATCATCGACCACTTTTCTCAGGGAACAGACGACTTTCGCGGTATCGTCGCCGTTTTTCTCGTCGCCTCGCTGACCCCACTGTTCGCAAACGTGGCGTACTTCGCCCACTTGGTTCGCATCAACCCCACGCCGCTCGCGTTCGGGGTGACGGTGGTCGTCCTTTCGATCTCGATGTATCGCTACCAGTTGTTCGACATCGTCCCCATCGCCCACGACTTGGTCGTCCAACAGATTACCGACCCAATCGTGATTCTCGACACAGACGGGCGTGTCGCTGAGATGAACGACGCGGCAAAAGACCTGTTCTCCATCGACGCTGCGTTCACCGGCCGCCACGGCTCCGACCTCTTGGGGGACGTGTATCCCCACATCGCTGCATATGACGGTGAGGACGAACAGCACTCCAACACTGCCTTCGAACTCGGTGAGTATCGCTACTTCACCATTCGCCTCATGCCGATTGCCGACGACACACAGGAACCAGTCGGCAAAATCGTGATTTTCAGAGAAGTTACCGATCGAATGCGGGCGGAAAAACGCTTCGAGCTGCTCATCGAGAACGTGACCGACATCATCACCGTGATCGAAGCCGACGGAACCGTCCGATTCCAGAGTCAGGCGTTCGAGCACGTCCTCGGGTACGACCCCGAGACCGTCGTTGGGGACACGGTGTTCCACCTCGTCCACCCCGACGACCTCGACCACATTGTCGAGGAGTTCGTCGACGACATCGAGGATTTCGGGCGACTCACACAAACCGAGGCGCGATTTCGCCACGCAGATGGGTCGTGGCGAACGCTCGAACTCCACGGGAAGAACCTCCTCAACCATCCGGTCGTCCGTGGCGTCGTCATCACCGCACGCGACGTGACCGAACGAGAGCAACACGCACAGGAACTGAAACGCCAGAACGACCGGTTAGCCGAGTTCGCCAACGTCGTTTCCCACGACCTGCGAAATCCACTGACGGTCGCCAAGGGACGACTCGAAATCGCCCAAGAAACCGGCGACAGTGAGCATTTCGAGGCGATTGCCCGGGCGACGACGCGGATGGAACGCATCATCAACGATGTCCTCACGTTGGCCAAGCAAGGTGACGCAGTCGGGGAGACCCAACGCCTCTTGGTGGCTACTGTCGCTACGGAGGCGTGGGAGACGGTCGATACCCGCGCCGCGATGCTCACCGTCGAGACAGACCAGGTTATCGAAGCGGACGAAAGTCGTCTCATCCAACTGTTCGAGAACCTGTTTCGAAACGCCATCGAACACGGTGGCCCTGACGTGACCGTTCGTGTTGGCTCGCTTGTAGACGAGCAGGGATTCTACGTCGAAGACACCGGCCCAGGCATCCCGGAAGCTGACCGCGTCCGGGTCTTCGAATCCGGCTTCACGACCAACCAATCGGGAACCGGCTTCGGACTCGCCATCATCGAACAGATTGTCGAGGCACACGGCTGGGTCATTGCAGTCACGGCGGGTTCAGACGGGGGTGCGCGATTCGAAATCTACGAGAACGTCCGGACTGAGTTGGATGAGACAGAGCACCTCTCCTGA
- a CDS encoding helix-turn-helix transcriptional regulator, with protein sequence MDSAIDDIEFLARSAHRVGVLEALETSPHDRADLRAVTGASSPTMGRILSDFEHRRWIVREGRTYELTPLGEFVADRFLRLCAAMETEHKLRDIWQWLPREMEGFTVDLFADAVVSVPGPGYPYEPVERLTQLIQGTSRMRGFDTIVQKSINNEAVCDAVLSGMELEYVFSPTALEGTYAWNPERVQEVATSENCTVLVHDNLPDGDRCGLGIVDDRVGICCHDIATGALVAIIDTDAPAARAWALSVYERVRADATPIDETAFETFIEAS encoded by the coding sequence ATGGACTCTGCGATAGACGACATCGAGTTTCTCGCTCGGTCAGCGCACCGAGTCGGCGTGCTCGAAGCATTGGAAACGAGTCCGCACGACCGCGCCGACCTCCGAGCGGTGACCGGCGCGTCGTCTCCGACGATGGGGAGAATCCTCTCGGATTTCGAGCACAGACGGTGGATTGTCCGCGAGGGACGCACCTACGAACTGACGCCGCTGGGTGAGTTCGTCGCAGACCGATTTCTGCGCCTTTGTGCGGCGATGGAGACCGAGCACAAACTCCGCGACATCTGGCAGTGGCTCCCTCGCGAGATGGAGGGCTTTACGGTTGACTTGTTTGCCGACGCGGTGGTCTCCGTTCCCGGCCCCGGCTATCCCTACGAACCCGTCGAACGGTTGACGCAGTTGATACAGGGGACGAGTCGGATGCGCGGCTTCGACACGATTGTCCAGAAGTCGATAAACAACGAAGCGGTCTGTGACGCCGTCCTCTCCGGTATGGAACTCGAATACGTCTTCTCACCAACCGCGCTCGAAGGGACGTATGCGTGGAATCCAGAACGAGTCCAAGAAGTCGCAACCAGCGAGAACTGTACGGTTCTCGTCCACGACAACCTTCCCGATGGCGACCGCTGTGGCCTCGGCATCGTCGACGACCGCGTGGGCATCTGCTGTCACGATATCGCCACGGGGGCACTCGTCGCCATCATCGACACCGACGCACCGGCGGCCAGAGCGTGGGCACTCTCCGTCTACGAACGCGTCCGTGCAGACGCAACACCAATCGATGAAACCGCGTTCGAGACCTTCATCGAAGCGAGTTAG
- a CDS encoding FAD-binding oxidoreductase: protein MTQTTLVTRSGSTITLPAETVESFSQQLRGPLLAPGEPGFDDAIRIWNGMVEKTPALVVQPTGTADVVAAVNFARENDLLVSVKGGGHNIGGTALADGGLTIDMSNLRGVIVDADRRQVTAQAGCKLGDVDRETQLFGLATPLGFISKTGIAGLTLGGGFGYLTRRFGWAVDNLLEVEIVTADGQVRRANSEENADLFWAIRGAGHNFGIVTSFTYRLHEVGPIVYGGLIAWPAARAEEVLATYRELTATAPPELTVFQVLMRAPPAPFVPPEAHGERICAFAVCYTGDLDTVEEALTPIRALGDPVVDMLQPLPYAQLQSSLDDTEPTGHHYYWKTEFASELTPEFQATVAELAAECPIPGSQLVLAHIGGTINDRADDDGAIGNRDVRFVYGAAGMWEPDNPHAAEFRQWVKDAGTRLQPFSTGGNYINFQTAEDGEERVRATYGANYDRLLELKQKYDPDNVFRVNRNIHPQARAERP, encoded by the coding sequence ATGACACAAACGACGCTCGTGACACGGAGTGGGTCGACGATAACCCTGCCAGCAGAGACGGTCGAATCGTTCAGCCAGCAACTACGCGGCCCGCTACTTGCACCCGGAGAACCGGGATTCGATGATGCAATCCGTATCTGGAACGGCATGGTAGAGAAAACGCCCGCACTCGTCGTCCAGCCGACGGGCACCGCAGACGTCGTTGCCGCCGTGAATTTCGCCCGCGAGAACGACCTTCTCGTCTCGGTGAAAGGCGGCGGCCACAACATCGGCGGGACGGCACTCGCAGACGGCGGCTTGACCATTGACATGTCGAACCTGCGTGGTGTCATCGTTGACGCCGACCGACGGCAAGTCACGGCACAGGCTGGCTGCAAGCTCGGCGATGTCGACAGAGAGACGCAACTCTTTGGCCTCGCCACACCGCTCGGATTCATCTCCAAGACGGGGATTGCTGGCCTGACGCTTGGGGGTGGCTTTGGCTACCTGACCCGCCGCTTTGGCTGGGCCGTCGACAACCTGCTCGAGGTCGAAATCGTCACCGCCGATGGACAGGTTCGTCGGGCTAACAGTGAGGAGAATGCGGACCTGTTCTGGGCGATTCGAGGCGCGGGACACAATTTCGGCATCGTTACCTCGTTCACCTACCGGCTCCACGAGGTCGGCCCGATCGTCTACGGTGGACTCATCGCCTGGCCGGCCGCACGGGCGGAAGAAGTCCTCGCCACCTACAGAGAGCTAACCGCCACGGCACCGCCTGAGTTGACCGTCTTTCAGGTACTCATGCGCGCTCCGCCAGCGCCCTTCGTCCCGCCAGAGGCACACGGCGAACGAATCTGCGCATTCGCGGTGTGCTACACTGGCGACCTCGACACGGTCGAAGAAGCCCTCACTCCGATTCGCGCACTTGGCGACCCCGTCGTAGATATGCTCCAACCACTCCCGTACGCCCAGCTCCAATCCTCTCTGGACGACACCGAGCCAACGGGGCACCACTACTACTGGAAAACCGAGTTCGCGTCCGAACTGACCCCAGAGTTCCAGGCAACGGTAGCCGAACTGGCCGCAGAATGCCCGATTCCGGGCAGCCAACTCGTTCTCGCCCACATCGGCGGAACCATCAACGACCGAGCCGACGACGACGGCGCAATCGGCAATCGGGACGTTCGCTTCGTCTACGGCGCAGCAGGGATGTGGGAGCCGGACAACCCCCACGCAGCCGAGTTCCGACAATGGGTCAAAGACGCAGGCACCCGGCTCCAGCCGTTTTCGACCGGCGGGAACTACATCAACTTCCAAACCGCAGAAGACGGCGAGGAACGCGTTCGGGCGACCTACGGCGCAAACTACGACCGACTCCTCGAACTCAAGCAAAAATACGACCCGGACAACGTGTTCCGGGTAAACCGGAATATTCACCCACAAGCGAGGGCAGAGCGTCCCTGA
- a CDS encoding ferritin, with the protein MLKEPLESALNEQINAELRAEYLYLSMAAYFEDEGLPGFASWMRAQSEEEHAHAMRIYDYVLDRDGRVRLEGIDAPQSSWESPQAAFKAAYDHEVMVTGLIDDLVALAREENDNATENMLQWFVAEQVEEEATAQGIIDKLRHVGDDGPGLLMIDQELGNRGAGTGSDENEATEQPE; encoded by the coding sequence ATGCTGAAAGAACCACTCGAATCGGCGTTGAACGAGCAGATCAATGCGGAGCTACGCGCGGAGTATCTCTATCTCTCAATGGCCGCGTATTTCGAGGACGAGGGGCTCCCGGGATTCGCGAGCTGGATGCGCGCCCAGTCCGAGGAAGAGCATGCCCACGCGATGCGCATCTACGACTATGTCCTCGACCGGGATGGACGAGTTCGCCTCGAAGGCATCGACGCCCCGCAATCGTCCTGGGAGAGTCCGCAGGCCGCCTTCAAGGCGGCATACGACCACGAAGTGATGGTCACGGGGCTGATCGACGACCTCGTCGCGCTCGCCCGTGAGGAGAACGACAATGCAACCGAGAATATGCTCCAGTGGTTCGTCGCCGAACAGGTCGAAGAAGAGGCGACTGCACAGGGCATTATCGACAAGCTCAGGCACGTCGGCGATGACGGCCCTGGGCTCCTTATGATCGACCAAGAACTCGGTAACCGTGGCGCGGGAACCGGGAGCGATGAAAACGAAGCGACGGAGCAACCAGAGTAG
- a CDS encoding helix-turn-helix transcriptional regulator: MNRLSAVCLVFLLVLTATAPAVAYTPDSPGGSTDSVAAAQDFDRTEFTIEVYENGSARWTFAYKLTLETDEDRQQFDQYAAEFNQNETELYTQFQNQSKALAASGEQATGRSMSASGFSKRASVNELGNQGIVEMQFTWSNFAAPEGGQLVVGDVFEGGLYIGPNQSLTIKHDGPLQFTDTNPEPDAISGENLSSSDSVTWFGERQFADQQPRIVLGEPGSGSGGSSTTDGGPAEGGGLPIVPLAAVVFLLALAAGAFAYRSGALPTLGRDDDDDGTGATATQSTSTAASATTGVTDEELLTDENRVLRLLEESGGRMRQVNIVDETGWSKSKVSMLLSDMEDDGTISKLRMGRENIVSLSGHEPEATQSSLDDK; the protein is encoded by the coding sequence ATGAATCGGCTGTCTGCTGTGTGTCTTGTCTTCCTTCTCGTTCTCACAGCGACAGCCCCTGCCGTCGCTTACACGCCCGACAGCCCCGGTGGCTCGACAGATTCGGTCGCCGCCGCCCAGGATTTCGACCGAACGGAGTTTACGATCGAAGTCTACGAAAACGGCTCTGCGAGGTGGACGTTTGCGTATAAACTGACGCTGGAGACCGACGAAGACCGCCAGCAGTTCGACCAGTACGCAGCGGAGTTCAACCAAAACGAGACTGAACTCTACACCCAGTTCCAAAATCAGTCGAAAGCACTCGCCGCATCCGGCGAGCAGGCGACCGGCCGCTCGATGAGCGCAAGCGGGTTCTCAAAACGCGCCTCGGTGAACGAACTCGGCAACCAAGGCATCGTCGAGATGCAGTTTACGTGGTCGAATTTCGCCGCGCCAGAAGGCGGCCAGCTCGTCGTTGGCGATGTGTTCGAAGGCGGACTCTATATTGGCCCGAATCAATCGCTCACCATCAAACACGACGGGCCGCTCCAGTTTACGGATACGAACCCAGAGCCGGATGCAATCTCCGGTGAGAATCTCTCGTCGAGCGATTCGGTGACGTGGTTTGGCGAACGGCAGTTTGCAGACCAACAGCCACGCATCGTCCTCGGAGAGCCCGGCAGCGGTTCTGGTGGCTCTTCCACGACAGACGGCGGGCCAGCAGAAGGCGGCGGGCTTCCCATCGTCCCACTGGCCGCAGTTGTGTTCCTCCTCGCACTGGCTGCCGGAGCGTTTGCCTACCGGTCTGGCGCACTCCCGACCTTGGGCCGTGACGACGATGACGACGGGACTGGCGCGACAGCGACACAGAGTACCTCGACAGCCGCCAGTGCGACAACCGGCGTCACCGACGAAGAACTCCTCACCGACGAAAACCGCGTGTTGCGCCTGCTCGAAGAAAGCGGCGGCCGGATGCGACAGGTCAACATCGTCGATGAAACTGGCTGGTCTAAGTCCAAAGTCAGCATGCTCCTCTCGGATATGGAAGACGATGGAACCATCAGCAAGCTCCGGATGGGTCGGGAAAACATCGTCAGCCTCTCAGGTCACGAGCCCGAGGCAACCCAGTCGTCACTTGACGACAAGTGA
- a CDS encoding zinc ribbon domain-containing protein: MSPPTDGDRGCLKCGHDEVSTDKIATSGTGMSKMFDIQNRTFQTITCTNCGYTELYRGQSKGNMLDLFLG, encoded by the coding sequence ATGAGTCCTCCAACCGATGGCGACCGCGGCTGTCTCAAGTGCGGTCACGACGAAGTTTCGACCGATAAAATCGCCACCTCTGGGACGGGTATGTCGAAGATGTTCGATATTCAGAATCGGACGTTCCAAACGATTACGTGTACGAACTGCGGCTACACGGAGTTGTATCGCGGCCAGTCAAAAGGCAATATGCTCGACCTGTTTCTCGGCTAG